A single region of the Aptenodytes patagonicus chromosome 7, bAptPat1.pri.cur, whole genome shotgun sequence genome encodes:
- the ZFYVE21 gene encoding zinc finger FYVE domain-containing protein 21 isoform X1: MSGCEARDAKKLVRSPSGLRMVPEHRSARSPFGLDEPPWVPDKECPRCMQCDTKFDFITRKHHCRRCGKCFCDKCCSKKVPLPRMCFVDPVRQCAECALISQKETEFYDKQLKVLMNGATFFVTLGTSDKSELMVCRLSNNQRYLILDGDSHYEIEIIQISTVQILTEGFTPGEKDIHTYTSLLESQHITEGGNTRAVGMILQYKVPGSEELTQMKFTASEDFSCNKKLSASWLAAMHKATKLLYESRDQ, translated from the exons ATGTCGGGCTGCGAGGCCCGCGACGCCAAGAAGCTGGTGCGCTCGCCCAGCGGGCTGCGCATGGTGCCCGAGCACcgctctgcccgcagccccttCGGCCTGGACGAGCCGCCCTGGGTGCCTGACAAGGAG TGCCCAAGATGTATGCAGTGTGATACGAAATTTGACTTCATAACTAGAAAG CATCACTGCCGAAGGTGTGGAAAGTGCTTCTGTGACAAGTGCTGCAGTAAAAAAGTGCCTCTGCCTCGCATGTGCTTTGTGGACCCTGTGCGCCAGTGTGCTGAATGTGCCCTCATCTCTCAGAAAGAAACAGAGTTTTATGACAAACAGCTTAAAGTGCTCATGAATG GTGCTACATTCTTTGTAACTCTGGGAACATCTGACAAATCTGAGCTCATGGTTTGTCGACTTTCCAATAATCAGAG ATACCTGATTTTGGATGGAGACAGCCACTATGAAATTGAAATTATACAGATTTCAACTGTTCAGATACTTACAGAGGGATTTACTCCTGGAG AAAAAGATATTCACACTTACACCAGCCTTCTGGAGAGCCAGCATATTACTGAAG gagGTAACACTCGTGCCGTAGGTATGATTCTGCAGTATAAGGTACCAGGATCAGAGGAGCTAACGCAGATGAAATTTACAGCCAGTGAAGACTTCAGCTGTAACAAGAAGCTGTCAGCAAGCTGGCTGGCAGCTATGCATAAG GCAACAAAACTCCTTTATGAGTCCCGGGACCAGTAA
- the ZFYVE21 gene encoding zinc finger FYVE domain-containing protein 21 isoform X2, translating into MSGCEARDAKKLVRSPSGLRMVPEHRSARSPFGLDEPPWVPDKECPRCMQCDTKFDFITRKHHCRRCGKCFCDKCCSKKVPLPRMCFVDPVRQCAECALISQKETEFYDKQLKVLMNGATFFVTLGTSDKSELMVCRLSNNQRYLILDGDSHYEIEIIQISTVQILTEGFTPGGGNTRAVGMILQYKVPGSEELTQMKFTASEDFSCNKKLSASWLAAMHKATKLLYESRDQ; encoded by the exons ATGTCGGGCTGCGAGGCCCGCGACGCCAAGAAGCTGGTGCGCTCGCCCAGCGGGCTGCGCATGGTGCCCGAGCACcgctctgcccgcagccccttCGGCCTGGACGAGCCGCCCTGGGTGCCTGACAAGGAG TGCCCAAGATGTATGCAGTGTGATACGAAATTTGACTTCATAACTAGAAAG CATCACTGCCGAAGGTGTGGAAAGTGCTTCTGTGACAAGTGCTGCAGTAAAAAAGTGCCTCTGCCTCGCATGTGCTTTGTGGACCCTGTGCGCCAGTGTGCTGAATGTGCCCTCATCTCTCAGAAAGAAACAGAGTTTTATGACAAACAGCTTAAAGTGCTCATGAATG GTGCTACATTCTTTGTAACTCTGGGAACATCTGACAAATCTGAGCTCATGGTTTGTCGACTTTCCAATAATCAGAG ATACCTGATTTTGGATGGAGACAGCCACTATGAAATTGAAATTATACAGATTTCAACTGTTCAGATACTTACAGAGGGATTTACTCCTGGAG gagGTAACACTCGTGCCGTAGGTATGATTCTGCAGTATAAGGTACCAGGATCAGAGGAGCTAACGCAGATGAAATTTACAGCCAGTGAAGACTTCAGCTGTAACAAGAAGCTGTCAGCAAGCTGGCTGGCAGCTATGCATAAG GCAACAAAACTCCTTTATGAGTCCCGGGACCAGTAA